A stretch of the Desulfurellaceae bacterium genome encodes the following:
- a CDS encoding sulfite exporter TauE/SafE family protein, with the protein MPDPSPWLYYAVGAVATLIIGIGKAGFGGGVGLVAVPLLALVLPIDTVLGVLLPLLIVGDILSIGHHWGRQSRPHVRWLGAGSVCGFCLGAVLLSYLRYSPNFIPLLTLSVGGICLGFIGLQVYRLVGGRLTRFPDHPVAGGSVGLLAAFVSTLAHAAGPLVSLYLLEQRLDKYQIVATNLVVFFGVNLAKLATYVGLGLINAASLVESLIFLPCVPIGTVLGARLHASIPERPFMAVLYIGAALAAARLIYGTL; encoded by the coding sequence TTGCCTGACCCAAGCCCCTGGCTGTATTACGCCGTCGGGGCTGTCGCAACGCTTATCATCGGGATTGGTAAAGCCGGCTTCGGCGGTGGGGTTGGTCTTGTGGCCGTTCCCCTGTTGGCCCTGGTGCTGCCCATTGACACGGTCCTCGGCGTGCTGCTGCCGCTGCTTATCGTCGGTGACATCCTCAGCATCGGTCACCACTGGGGCCGCCAGTCGCGCCCCCACGTCCGTTGGCTGGGAGCGGGCTCAGTCTGCGGCTTCTGTCTGGGGGCGGTCCTGCTGAGCTATTTGCGCTACAGCCCCAATTTCATTCCTCTGCTCACCCTGAGCGTGGGCGGCATCTGTCTGGGGTTTATCGGCCTTCAGGTCTACCGGCTGGTGGGTGGCAGGCTGACGCGCTTTCCTGACCATCCGGTTGCCGGCGGCTCGGTCGGGCTGCTGGCCGCCTTTGTCTCGACTCTGGCTCATGCGGCCGGTCCGCTGGTGAGTTTGTATCTGCTCGAACAGCGGCTGGACAAATACCAGATCGTGGCGACCAATCTGGTGGTCTTTTTTGGGGTCAATCTGGCCAAGCTGGCCACCTATGTCGGACTCGGCTTGATCAACGCAGCCAGCCTGGTCGAGTCGCTGATTTTTTTGCCGTGTGTGCCAATCGGCACCGTTCTCGGTGCCAGGCTGCACGCCAGTATCCCAGAGCGGCCGTTTATGGCGGTCTTGTACATTGGCGCGGCGCTGGCGGCCGCCCGCCTGATCTATGGGACGCTCTGA